The DNA segment ACCTTGATCCGCAGGGTAATGTCACCTATTCTTCAGGAGCAGATGATCCAAAACATACTATTTTTGATGTATTGGGAGAGGACTGCGGAGCCAATGAAGCATTGATACATTGCAAATATTATGATTTACTAGCGGCAGATACATACTTGACTAATATTGAAATGTCCGAAAATGTTGAGCCTACTCTTTTAAAAAATGCACTTGAACCTATTAAGGATAATTATGACTTTATAATAATTGATACTCCCCCGGCATTGGGGAATCTGTCTTTTAATTCTTTAGTGGCTAGTGATTATGTGGTGATACCTGCAGAACCTAGACCATTTGCATTACAAGGATTAGGAAAGCTGCATGATACTATTGAAAGCGTCAGAAATGCCCTAAATCCGTCTTTAAAAGTGCTAGGTATACTTTTAATCAAATATAGTAACAGAACTGTCTTAAATCGTGATCTAAAGGCTA comes from the Clostridiales bacterium genome and includes:
- a CDS encoding ParA family protein, producing MAITISIVLQKGGTGKSTTAQALASTLGFKHKKTLLIDLDPQGNVTYSSGADDPKHTIFDVLGEDCGANEALIHCKYYDLLAADTYLTNIEMSENVEPTLLKNALEPIKDNYDFIIIDTPPALGNLSFNSLVASDYVVIPAEPRPFALQGLGKLHDTIESVRNALNPSLKVLGILLIKYSNRTVLNRDLKAMIEDYAKEMNTTVFTTTIREGISVAEAQTVREPLIDYAKSSKPNIDYKAFTTELLQKIGE